From Rhizophagus irregularis chromosome 9, complete sequence, the proteins below share one genomic window:
- a CDS encoding uncharacterized protein (SECRETED:cutsite_GFS-KP; SECRETED:prob_0.3865); SECRETED:SignalP(1-25), translated as MTYRGCAVITYFVVLILLLLSFGFSKPTIPAAEPSRFTGYPTWHGRLDHFDQQTYDTSLIFLIITSILSGYYSLKWTSTRDLPKKYVTYIYQENGSRISATWFNKAIAYYIVFTSFAGIALFYLDTGKLWSTFGILHNIWEVCILLLLHQGGKITSSFFFAFIAFYVFIVTLLDIVLSWPFDAVWFKVQGLCSDYALFIVFVRIYLATREYVKEQLSAQLPITNEDDLSPSDEEPSVSPKIIQHPNQILLLPFASFFHILGNSIPTLSPTDGRLYVFFNLTYSIALPAYALYIYFDTHCTSILHSKRILLPDTSKWKVFLITIWSIILSIIIIRGAFI; from the exons atgacttATCGTGGATGTGCTGTTATAACATATTTTGTAGTATTAATCCTTTTGCTTTTGTCTTTCGGGTTCAGTAAACCTACCATTCCAGCTGCTGAACCTTCTCGTTTTACGGGATATCCGACATGGCATGGAAGACTTGACc atttcgATCAACAAACGTATGATACTtcacttatatttttaattattacttcAATTTTATCGGGTTATTACTCATTAAAGTGGACCTCAACTCGAGATTTACCGAAAAAATAtgttacatatatttatcaagAGAACGGAAGTAGAATTTCCGCTACTTGGTTTAATAAAGCTATAGCTTACTATATTGTATTTACTTCTTTTGCTGGAATTGCTTTATTCTATTTAGATACAGGGAAATTATGGTCAACATTTGGTATTTTGCATAATATTTGGGAagtttgtattttattattattacatcaaGGAGGAAAAATTacttcaagttttttttttgcgttcATTGCATTTTACGTATTTATTGTAACTTTGTTGGATATTGTCTTATCTTGGCCTTTTGATGCAGTTTGGTTCAAAGTTCAAg gtCTCTGTTCAGATTATGCGTTATTTATCGTATTTGTTCGTATTTATCTTGCTACACGGGAATATGTTAAAGAGCAATTATCAGCTCAACTTCCCATCACTAACGAGGATGATCTTTCACCATCCGATGAAGAACCAAGCGTTTCTCCTAAAATTATTCAACACCCAAATCAAATCTTATTATTACCTTTtgcatctttttttcatatattaggAAATAGTATTCCCACACTCTCACCAACTGATGGAAGATT atatGTTTTTTTCAATCTAACTTATAGTATTGCGCTTCCCGCTTATGCACTTTATATATACTTTGATACACATTGCACAAGTATTTTACATTCGAAACGAATTTTATTACCTGATACATCTAAATGGAAAGTTTTCTTAATTACCATATGGTCTATTATTCTAtcgattataataataagaggAGCCTTTATTTAG